In Streptomyces sp. TLI_146, the genomic stretch GCCGTCATCCGCTTCGACAAGATCGACGCGCCCGACTACTTCGGCGCGACCCGGGTCACCAAGGACGGCGCCGCCGCGTTGCCGACGTTCAAACCGGGTACGTGACCGGCGGTACGAAGTGGCCGGATCTCGTCGGCACTCTCCGTCAGGTCATGGCCCTGAGCTGCGACGATGAGTCTCTCTTCGGTAACGTCGTGGTGATCATTCCGTGGAGAGTGGAACGCGAGGGCCGTTCAGGCCGTTCAGTGGACAGTGACCGCAGGAGTACTGACCACGGGGGTTGGTAGCTACACGCACAGGCAAGGGGCCTCGGCATGGCTGGACTCGCGCTGGACGGGTCGAACCCGGACGTCAGCCTGCTCTACGACATCAACGGACTCGCCGCTTCCGCCCCCACGTGGTTCGACCGCGTCATGGAGTTCGTCGGCGAGTACGGCATCCTGCTCGCTCTCGTCCTCCTCGTGCTCTGGTGCTGGTGGAGCCTGCGCCGGGGCGAGGACCGGGAGAGCGCCCTCGCCTCTCTCGCGGCCCTCGTCTGGGCGCCGCTCGGCGCCGGGATCGCCCTGCTCGTCAACATCCCCATCAGGGGATTCGTGGAGCGGCCCCGCCCCTTCGTCTCCCACAAGGGACTCGACGTCCTGGTCGACGGCAAGACGGACTACTCGTTCGTGAGCGACCACGCCACGATGGCGATGGCGATCGGGGCCGGACTCTTCGTCGCGCACCGCAAGTTCGGGCTCGCCGCGATCGGCCTCGCGCTCGCCGAGGGCTTCTGCCGGGTCTACATGGGCGTGCACTACCCCACGGACGTGGTCGGCGGCTTCGCCCTGGGCACCGCCGTCACCCTGCTGCTCGCGCCGCTCGCGCTGATGCTGCTGACCCCGCTGGTGTCGACGGTGGCCCGCTCGCCCCGGCTCGGCCGTCTCGTACGGTCACGGCGGGCCGGTCAGTCCGCGCTGCGGCTCGCCGTGGACCTGCCCGAGTCCCGGTCGGGAGCGGGCAAGGGGACGGCGCAGGGCACGGGACCGGGCGAGAACGACCTGGCGGCGTAAGGCGGTTCGCCCCACTGCCGAGTGAGACGGTCCGCCCGGCTCACAGCGCCTGCGGGAAGTCGAACACGCGCGTCGGGTCGTAGCGGCGCTTGAGCTCGGCCAGCCGGGGCGCCGCGACGCCGTAGTACGCCGTGCGCCAGTCCGTCAGCTCCGGGTCGGCGTAGTTCTGGTAGGCGGCCCCGTTGGCGTACCGGCTCAGTGCGTCATGGGTGGTATTCAGCCATGCCCGCTGGGCCGTTCCGGGGGTGCCCGGGCGCCAGGAGGCGATGTACTGCGCGAGCACCCGCGAGCGGCGGTGCACGAACGCCGTGGCCGTCGGGGAGACCCGGTTCAGCGCCCCGCCGAGCGCCGTGAGCGCCACGCTCCCTCCCCCGCCGCCCTGCGCGGCCGGCACGCTCCCGAAGGCCTCGGTCCTGGCGAGCAGGGCCCGTACGCCGTCGGCGGGCATCGCCCGGTCGAAGAACGCGGACCGGGCGGCGTACGTCTCGCGCTGGAGGGTGCCCTGCGGGGTGCGGCCGGGGGTGCTGCCCGGGAGGTGGCACTGCGCCTCGGAGAGGGCGGCGCACCCGGCGTACGCGAGCATCGCGTCGGTGTAGCCGTGGCGGCGCAGCGAGACGGAGGCGGCGGGGGCGCCGACGCGGTCGGCGAGGCGGTCCACGGCGTTCTGGAGGTCGTCGTGGGAACCCAGCGTGAACGCCGAGACGTTGACCGTGGGAGCGGCTCCGGCCGCCCTGCCGCCCGCGGCCGCAGCGAGATGGGCGGCGGACCAGATCTCGTCGGGCTGCTCGGGGCCCCACTCCTGCCAGGCCTCGATCACCGCACGCGCCTTCGCCCAGGGCCAGGTCAGATACGCGGTGACGGTCCGCGGGGCGTCGTGCGTACGGAAGGTGAGCCCGGTGACGACGCCGAAGTTGCCGTTGCCCGCGCCCCGCAGGGCCCAGAAGAGGTCGCTCTCGCGGTCGGCGTCGGCGGTCAGCCGCTTGCCGTCGGCGGTGATCAGGGTCGCGGAGGTGAGGCTGTCGCAGGTCGCGCCGTACGCGCGCGTGGCGACGCCGTGGCCGCCGCCGAGGGTGAGTCCGGTGATGCCGACGGTGGGGCAGGAGCCACCGGGGATCGTACGGCCCTTCGCGCCCAGGGCGAGGTAGACGTCGAGCAGCCGGGCGCCCGCGCCGACCGTGGCGGTGTCGCCGTCGGCGCGGACGCGGTTCAGCCGCGACACGTCCAGGACGAGGCGGCCGGTGCCGGAGGACCACCCGGCGTACGAGTGGCCGCCGCCCCGCAGGGCGACCGGGGTGCGGTGGGCGCGGGCGAACGCCAGGCACTCCTGGACGTCGGAGTCGTTCGCCACGTACGCGACGGCCGTCGGCTTCAGGGTGTCGAAGCGGGTGTTGTAGAGCTGGCGCGCGGTCGGGTACGCGGCGTCGCCGGGCCGCACCAGGGACCCGGCCAGCGAGCGCGCGAGGGCGGTCCAGGCGGCCGGGGAGGCGGTCGCGGCGGCTCGCCCGGTGCCGCCGGTGGCCGTGGGCGTCCCGGAAGACCGGGAGGGCTGCGCGCGGGAGGCGTCGGAGGTGCAGGCGGACGCCGTGGTGGCGAGGGCGGCGCCGGCCCCCGCGGCGAGGAGGGAACGGCGGTCCATGCGGAAGGGTCTTCCCGGAGGACCGTGTTCCGAACCGCCCGCTGAGCCGCCCTCTGAACCGCCCGGTTCGGAACCGGTCCGGCTAGTCCGCCGACTCGTGCTGCTCCGCGTCCGTTCTCGCCTTGTCGCGGGAGCGGCGGGCGGGGCCGGACCAGCCGCAGGTGCAGTGGGCGTGGGCGAAGCTGCCGCGTTCCGTCGTGCTGGTGCGGTGCTCAGGAGCCGAGGCTTGGTGGGGCACCCGACCACGGTACCCAGCGCCGGGCGCGGGCGTGACCGGGGTGGGGACGCGGTCGTTAAGCGGGGCGGGTGGTGTGGCGGCTCGTGGATGGCGTTTGGGGGTTGGACGGCGATGACGGTGCGGTGGCAGAGGCCTGGGGGCGCGGGGTTCGCCGGTGCCGTCGTGCCCGGCGTGACGGCCGCCGCGGTGGCCGCCGCGGGCGTGCTCGTCACCGGGTGCGGAGCAGGCGGCTCCCCGGGTGCCGGCGGTCCTGACGGGCTCGCGGCCGAGCCGGGCCAGGTGGTGGCGGGGGCGGCCGACGCGCTGGTGGCCGCCCGCAGCTCCAAGACCAGCACCTCCATGGAGATGGCCGTGGGCGGGACGAGGGTGACGATCCGGGGCGAGGGGGTGTACGACTTCGCGCG encodes the following:
- a CDS encoding phosphatase PAP2 family protein, with translation MAGLALDGSNPDVSLLYDINGLAASAPTWFDRVMEFVGEYGILLALVLLVLWCWWSLRRGEDRESALASLAALVWAPLGAGIALLVNIPIRGFVERPRPFVSHKGLDVLVDGKTDYSFVSDHATMAMAIGAGLFVAHRKFGLAAIGLALAEGFCRVYMGVHYPTDVVGGFALGTAVTLLLAPLALMLLTPLVSTVARSPRLGRLVRSRRAGQSALRLAVDLPESRSGAGKGTAQGTGPGENDLAA
- a CDS encoding FAD-binding oxidoreductase; the protein is MDRRSLLAAGAGAALATTASACTSDASRAQPSRSSGTPTATGGTGRAAATASPAAWTALARSLAGSLVRPGDAAYPTARQLYNTRFDTLKPTAVAYVANDSDVQECLAFARAHRTPVALRGGGHSYAGWSSGTGRLVLDVSRLNRVRADGDTATVGAGARLLDVYLALGAKGRTIPGGSCPTVGITGLTLGGGHGVATRAYGATCDSLTSATLITADGKRLTADADRESDLFWALRGAGNGNFGVVTGLTFRTHDAPRTVTAYLTWPWAKARAVIEAWQEWGPEQPDEIWSAAHLAAAAGGRAAGAAPTVNVSAFTLGSHDDLQNAVDRLADRVGAPAASVSLRRHGYTDAMLAYAGCAALSEAQCHLPGSTPGRTPQGTLQRETYAARSAFFDRAMPADGVRALLARTEAFGSVPAAQGGGGGSVALTALGGALNRVSPTATAFVHRRSRVLAQYIASWRPGTPGTAQRAWLNTTHDALSRYANGAAYQNYADPELTDWRTAYYGVAAPRLAELKRRYDPTRVFDFPQAL